One Polaribacter sp. SA4-12 genomic window carries:
- a CDS encoding CDP-alcohol phosphatidyltransferase family protein — MKIKKHIPNLITLGNLFCGTIATIFAVEGDFVSAGLFVVLGILFDFFDGFAARLFNVSGELGKQLDSLADMVTSGVVPGIIMYNLLYISSFENIDGQYIKQGLLFPISHNDYSLSWIKYIGLFLTLGACYRLAKFNIDTRQSDSFIGLPTPAMSLFVISLPLIQQYSNIEFAQNLMTNNYFLIAITILLTYLMNAEIPLFSLKFKEYSIKNNLMKYLFLIVSLLMIILLQYISIPLIIILYVVLSVVSNSKKKIEA; from the coding sequence ATGAAGATCAAAAAACACATTCCGAATTTAATAACTCTTGGTAATCTTTTTTGTGGAACAATTGCAACTATTTTTGCAGTAGAAGGTGATTTTGTTTCTGCAGGTTTATTTGTTGTTTTAGGAATTCTATTCGATTTTTTTGATGGTTTTGCTGCTCGTTTATTTAATGTTTCTGGAGAATTAGGAAAACAATTAGATTCTTTAGCAGATATGGTAACAAGTGGAGTTGTACCTGGAATTATAATGTATAATTTGTTATATATATCGAGTTTTGAAAATATTGATGGTCAATATATAAAACAAGGACTTTTATTTCCAATATCACATAATGATTATTCTTTGTCTTGGATTAAATACATCGGTTTATTTTTAACCTTAGGAGCTTGTTATAGGCTCGCAAAATTTAATATTGATACAAGACAATCAGATTCGTTTATAGGCTTGCCAACGCCAGCAATGAGTTTATTTGTTATTTCGTTGCCTTTAATTCAACAATATTCTAATATTGAATTTGCACAAAATTTAATGACAAACAATTATTTCTTAATTGCAATAACAATTCTGTTAACGTATTTAATGAATGCTGAAATCCCTTTATTTTCTTTAAAGTTTAAAGAGTATTCAATAAAGAATAATTTAATGAAGTATTTGTTTTTAATAGTATCTTTACTGATGATAATTTTATTACAGTATATTTCAATTCCACTTATAATAATACTTTACGTAGTTTTATCGGTGGTTAGTAATTCTAAGAAAAAAATTGAAGCTTAA
- the lptB gene encoding LPS export ABC transporter ATP-binding protein, with amino-acid sequence MILRAENIEKIYGSRKVVTGISLEVKQGEIIGLLGPNGAGKTTSFYMIVGMIKPNSGKIFLNDEEITEDPMYKRAQKGIGYLAQEASVFRKLSVEDNIMSVLQFTDLSKKEQKIKLESLIEEFNIGHVRKNRGDLLSGGERRRTEIARCLASDPNFILLDEPFAGVDPIAVEDIQSIVAHLKDRNIGILITDHDVQATLAITDKTYLMYQGSILKSGTPEELAADEMVRKVYLGKDFELKKKKFFK; translated from the coding sequence ATGATTTTAAGAGCAGAAAATATTGAAAAAATTTACGGAAGTAGAAAGGTTGTAACTGGTATTTCTTTGGAAGTTAAACAAGGTGAAATTATTGGACTTTTAGGTCCGAATGGAGCAGGAAAAACAACTTCTTTCTATATGATTGTTGGGATGATTAAACCAAATTCTGGTAAAATCTTCTTAAATGATGAAGAAATAACTGAAGACCCAATGTACAAACGTGCACAAAAAGGGATTGGTTATTTAGCACAAGAAGCTTCTGTTTTTAGAAAATTATCTGTGGAAGATAATATTATGTCTGTTTTACAATTTACAGATTTATCAAAAAAAGAACAGAAAATTAAACTTGAATCTTTAATTGAAGAGTTTAATATTGGTCATGTTCGTAAAAATAGAGGTGATTTATTATCTGGTGGAGAAAGACGTAGAACAGAAATTGCACGTTGCTTAGCTTCTGATCCTAATTTTATTTTATTAGATGAACCTTTTGCAGGTGTAGATCCTATTGCTGTTGAAGATATACAAAGTATTGTAGCACATTTAAAAGACAGAAACATCGGAATTCTAATTACAGATCATGATGTACAAGCAACTTTAGCTATTACAGATAAAACCTACTTAATGTATCAAGGAAGTATTCTTAAAAGCGGAACTCCAGAAGAATTAGCTGCAGATGAAATGGTTCGTAAAGTATATTTAGGTAAAGATTTCGAATTGAAAAAGAAGAAATTTTTTAAATAG
- a CDS encoding carboxymuconolactone decarboxylase family protein, translating into MHEKVKEFNDYRQKMNDKILDSDNKVIKRIFNLDTNAFKEGHLPVKTKELLGLVASAVLRCDDCVQYHLESAHKLGVTKEEMMETMSIATLIGGTIMIPHLRRAVEYWEAIDE; encoded by the coding sequence ATGCACGAAAAGGTTAAAGAATTTAATGATTATCGTCAAAAAATGAACGATAAAATTTTAGATTCAGACAATAAAGTAATTAAAAGAATCTTCAATTTAGACACCAATGCTTTTAAAGAAGGTCATTTACCAGTAAAGACAAAAGAGCTTCTAGGACTAGTAGCATCAGCAGTTTTACGATGTGATGATTGTGTACAATATCATTTAGAATCTGCACATAAACTAGGTGTTACCAAAGAAGAAATGATGGAAACAATGTCTATTGCTACTTTAATTGGAGGAACTATTATGATTCCTCATTTAAGAAGAGCTGTTGAATATTGGGAAGCTATTGATGAATAA
- the tatC gene encoding twin-arginine translocase subunit TatC: MAEKQKEMSFLGHLEELRWHLVRGASAIFILAIVFFVFAEQVYDHFLLAHIKPDFITYKVFCDFFNLFGLDSAFCNVSFEDSKLQSIKVTSQLMNSIWSSLILGVILSFPYLLWEIWRFVSPGLTKHEIKRSRGFIFIASLLFFIGVLFSFYVIAPISIHFLYNYQITDAIQNSFTLESHIGLVTNMLLGVSILFELPVLIYFLTKIGLVTPDFLKKYRKHALVVVLILAAIITPPDIASQVIVAIPILILYEISIKVSRRVIKKQQKDARKG, encoded by the coding sequence ATGGCAGAAAAACAAAAAGAAATGTCCTTTTTAGGTCATTTAGAAGAATTAAGATGGCATTTAGTCAGAGGTGCGTCTGCAATATTTATTTTGGCAATTGTTTTCTTTGTATTTGCAGAACAAGTATACGATCATTTTTTATTAGCACATATAAAACCAGATTTTATCACCTACAAAGTGTTTTGTGATTTTTTTAATTTATTTGGTTTAGATAGTGCTTTCTGTAATGTTAGTTTTGAAGATAGTAAGCTACAAAGTATAAAAGTTACATCACAATTAATGAACTCTATTTGGTCTTCATTAATATTGGGAGTTATTTTATCATTTCCTTATCTTTTATGGGAAATTTGGAGATTTGTTTCACCAGGTTTAACAAAACACGAAATAAAAAGATCTAGAGGTTTTATCTTTATAGCCTCACTTTTATTTTTTATCGGAGTTTTATTTAGTTTTTATGTAATTGCACCTATTTCTATACACTTTTTGTATAATTATCAAATTACAGACGCTATTCAAAATAGTTTTACATTAGAATCACACATAGGTTTAGTAACAAACATGTTATTAGGAGTTTCTATTTTATTTGAATTACCGGTTTTAATCTACTTTTTAACAAAAATAGGTTTAGTAACCCCAGATTTTTTAAAGAAATACAGAAAACATGCGTTAGTTGTTGTGTTAATTTTAGCAGCAATTATTACACCACCAGATATTGCAAGTCAAGTTATAGTAGCAATACCAATTCTTATTTTATATGAAATAAGTATTAAAGTTTCAAGAAGAGTCATAAAAAAACAACAGAAAGATGCACGAAAAGGTTAA
- a CDS encoding KpsF/GutQ family sugar-phosphate isomerase, with product MKKTNSIIKTAQETILIESNAIANLAKLIDADFEEAVKFILNSNGRVIVTGIGKSANIATKIVATFNSTGTPAIFMHAADAIHGDLGNVQKDDVVICISKSGNTPEIKVLVPLIKNYGNKIVAITGNVDSYLGEHADFTLNAFVEKEACPNNLAPTTSTTAQLVIGDALAVCLLDLRGFTSKDFAKYHPGGALGKRLYLRVSDLVENNEVPKVHETDSIAKVIVEISEKRLGVTAVMNADRLVGIITDGDIRRMLSKTTEIADFTAIDIMGKNPKTISDDAMAIDALNTMENNSITQMLVVDNNNNYVGVVHLHDLIKEGIF from the coding sequence TTGAAAAAGACAAACTCAATTATAAAAACCGCCCAAGAAACTATATTAATAGAAAGTAACGCTATTGCTAATTTAGCTAAATTAATTGATGCTGACTTTGAAGAAGCCGTTAAATTTATTTTAAATTCTAACGGAAGGGTAATTGTTACCGGTATTGGTAAGAGTGCAAACATTGCTACTAAGATTGTAGCAACCTTTAATTCTACAGGTACTCCGGCAATTTTCATGCATGCAGCAGATGCTATACATGGAGATTTGGGTAATGTTCAAAAAGATGATGTAGTTATTTGTATTTCTAAAAGTGGAAATACGCCAGAAATAAAAGTGTTAGTTCCACTAATTAAAAATTATGGAAATAAAATAGTTGCAATTACAGGAAATGTTGATTCTTATTTAGGGGAACATGCAGATTTTACATTAAATGCTTTTGTAGAAAAAGAAGCTTGTCCTAATAATTTAGCGCCAACAACAAGTACAACCGCACAATTAGTTATTGGTGATGCTTTGGCTGTTTGTTTATTAGATTTAAGAGGATTCACGAGTAAAGATTTTGCAAAATATCATCCCGGAGGAGCTTTAGGTAAACGTTTATACTTAAGAGTTTCTGATTTAGTTGAAAATAATGAAGTTCCGAAAGTACATGAAACAGATAGTATTGCGAAGGTTATTGTTGAAATTTCTGAAAAAAGATTAGGAGTTACTGCAGTAATGAATGCTGATAGATTAGTTGGAATTATTACGGATGGTGATATTAGAAGAATGCTTTCTAAAACAACTGAAATAGCCGATTTTACAGCAATAGATATTATGGGTAAAAACCCTAAAACAATTTCTGATGATGCTATGGCAATTGATGCCTTAAACACAATGGAAAACAACAGTATAACACAAATGTTAGTGGTTGATAATAACAACAATTATGTGGGTGTTGTACATTTACATGACTTAATTAAAGAAGGAATTTTCTAA